GCCACCCCAGTACCAATGCAGTGCTCTTCGGCATGGGGTACATAACACAGTGTTCTCAGCAGGTGAGGTCTTCcccaactgtgtgtgtgttcacgtAGATACACCTGTGTAGATGCATGTATCTGTAAACATTTACGGCTGTGAAATTGGAGTGAGGTGGCTATTCCTGAAAGGAATGGGTATTGAGAAGCTTTGTGACCACATGCCATGTTTTCCACTTGCATTTTTCTATCTAATCCTCTTTTCTTTAAATCACCACCCTTGAATCCCAGGGAGCAGGGCAAAGGGAAAAGgtcaaaggggaaggaaaaattaATTGGTTGTGAATGTAAACATTGCTAGTATAAATGCTGAATGTGGAATTTTATTCTGGGCTGCCTTTTGGGTGGTCTCTCTATGTCTGCCCTTAAGGGAGGGGTTATTTCCAGGGAAGGACTATCTCAGGAAGCAACAAGATTCAGCCAGGTCACGCCAAACTTTGAAGATCATTTGTCCAAGATTGTAATTATTTTGCCCCAGAGACTGAACTGCTGTAACTcaccttaaaaaagaaagaaagaaagaaaaaaaaaacaggttgaATGCCCTGGGTTGCTCTCCCAACTCCACTGATGCTTCTCAGACATCCAATTCACTTCCTCTCTTGGGGACACCCAGCCCACAACTTTATCAAGCCCGGAGAGATTCTCCAAGCACTAGAGGCTTAGATTCAGTCTTTTCTTCCCTTAATAGACTGTGCCTTGGGGGACACGCCAAGCACTGAACAGCTGAGGCGGAATTGTACCATCTATCGGCCTTGGTTCTCCCCTTATAGCTACTTTGTGTGCACAGATAAAGAAAGTCATTTGGAGACCTACAGCTTCCCAGAGGTACAACGGGATGAGGGCAGGGAGGGTAGGGGGGACACTGGCCAGCCTGAGGACATGGCCGAGAGCatttgctcttcctcctcctccttggagAATGCCTGTCCCCGGGAAACCACCAAGAAACCCAGACCAGACTTGGATTCCAAGGACTACATCACATCCCAGGATATCCTGACAGCTTCCAAGTGGCACTCCGCCCAACAGAATGGCTACAAATGTGTGGCGTGCTGTCGCATGTACCCTACATTGCACTCCTTGAAAAGTCACATCAAAGGGGGGTTCAAGGAAGGCTTCAGCTGCAAGGTGTACTACAGAAAACTCAAAACTCTCTGGGGAAAGGAGCAGAAGGCACGGCCAGGAGACAGGGTATCCACTAACAGCTGCCAGACTTTCAAGTAGACTTATAGCAGCCCATTAGAacagacaaaaggaaaatataggGGGTTAAAAACTATGTTATGTCTAAAGAAGTGAGAATAAATCAAAGTATTAGTCATAAGCTTGTGCTGAGTCTGAGAGAGTGTCTAACCACATGCCCTGATGGTTAGCTGGGGAATAATACATTTGGGTtgatttggaactggttgaaaGAGTAAGATTCCCAAAACAGTCATTAATATGTCAATGTCATTTTGGAAAGGGAGGTCTTTAGTGAAATGCCCTAGGGGTCTGGGATTCATCCAGGATTCAGCTTTTACTAGTTATTTAGATGGGTATAGACAGCACATGTATCAGATCTGCAGCGGATATAAAGCCAGGAACAATCGTTAACATATTAGATGACAGAATTGAGACCCAAAGTGATTTCATCACGTTAGGACAATGGACCACACTGAATCAGATGAAACTGAATAGTGGTAAGTGTCAAGTTCTacattatgaatttaaaaaatcaactgtaAAAATACTCAATGCAAGTGGCATGGCTACAAACAGGTCTTATAAAAGAATGCCAAGGAGTTTTAGTTACTACAGGCTCAATAGGAGTCAATGGCATTTTATAGAAGTCAAAAAAGTTAATGCAGTCTTAAGCTGCAGGAAGAGACAACCTAATGAATGCCCAGAATGTGGGAGGTGGCCATGCAGTCGCCGTCTGCCTTGATCAGACATGCTTCTTCCATTCCGGTAATGGTGCTTCTATTTCCTAAGTGATCCACCTAATCTAATGGGGATTCTTGAAGGCTTCAAGTCTCTTCAGTAAGACCCCTACTTCTCACTCAGGCCTCTGTAGCGATCCCTTACTGTCACAGTacatactcattttttttttgtgtttggGGATCCTGGAGGTAAATGAGTGTCTTAGGACTGAATGCCATCTCCTTACAAAGGGGTAAGATCCTACAGATCTAGAAGATGGAATAATCAATTGGActgtcttggttttgtttttttttcttccttttttttcggTAAAGATTGGCCTCTCTTCATATCTTAAAGTATTTCTTAGAAAAGTGAATGAAGTGAGGACGGCTATGAGTTCCCTGcactgggaaagagagaaagccaAGCAAAGGGGTGGGTTGGTGCTATTTCATCCCTTATGAAACCCACAAGAGACAAAATTCTCTACCCAATTTGGTCACAGTAGGGAAAAGGAGCATGGGGTGGACAGGCCATGGGGAGGTTTACAGGATACCTCTAATGTCTCCTGCAGTAGCTTCCCAACACATTATTTCCCCATGATCTGGAAGAGTTTGCCcccttttaaatataaaactcACTTCCAAATGGCATTTggtttgcatctccttttcccagTCCCCATTGCTGATTTCCATCCTAAGACAGCAAGCAACCTCCTCCTCTAGAGCCAGGGCCTTCTTTGCAGGGACTGCTATGTCACAACTCTCTCTTTCCCAGGCAGGTTAGCCTAAGGCTGTCTTAACTGGACAGTGTCCTAGGAtcctagatcattttacagatgatgaaagtgaGCATCAGGGAGATAAAGGCCACACAAAGGGtcagtggtgggatttgaacccaagtaccCTGACACCagagccagtattctttccactgttccatgcTTCTCATGGGACTTTGTGTCAAAGGTCACCCaagtttttcttgactataaaaGTCAatgtgtattatgtgtgtatgaaATTAGATGAACATGGGTACACAAACAGTGCCTAGAGcacctgggtctggagtcagggagacttgagctCCAATCTAGCCTGaaacacactagctgtgtgaccctgggcaaactgcTCAATctctatttgccccagtttccccatgggtaaaatggggataataacagcagctataccccagggtttttgtgaagatcaaatgagagagttgtaaagcacttagcacacagtaggtgctatgtgAATGTTGCTATGATGGTATACAGGGGCGTGcttgtacacatgcatatgttcacatgtgtatatatacatatacacatatgtatgtgtgtatacatacacacacaaacatggaCCAATACTAGAagtttttttattctctctgacCAACCACCCTCCACAGATGGAGAAGGGCAAGACCTGGACAATCCCCCTTTCTCATATATCATctgttttcttgtggttttcaAACAGGACTCTTTATATTCTGCTCCTGCCAAATCAAGTGACAGTGACAAGGGCTCAGCCTCAAATTTTATGAGTCTATTTTACAACTTGAATGTGAGGCATAGAACCTAGGCCTGGAGGTATGACTTACAGAAAGGACCATAGGGAAGAGCACTGGCACAGGAGTCAGAGGAcgtgaatttaaatcctgccccAAACCCTATTACTTGTGatacttaagtcacttaactatccAAGTGTGTGTGTCTTCTCCCTTGGGCTCAagatctatgaacctatgagcTAGCCCAGTGGTTCCCAAAGTGTGTGGTCTAGGTACCTCTGGGGTCAGagttattttcacaataataaaaTGTCTTAACTTCTTATATGGTAAACATTGGTACAtataactcacataaacaaaagttctttgtgGGGgatccttaataatttttaagagtgtaaagggatcCTCAGATCAAAAAGTTTTAGAACTGTGAAGCTAGCCCAGGGAGATACTATCATTGATTAGGAGATGCCTAGCAAGAGTACATTTCCTGACCCTAAGGATTAGCTGTAGGAACttgagaaaatcatttttatatctgCTCTAAAATCAAAATGATTATTCACCTTTGTTGCTTCCTCTCTCTAACCCTTGTTAATTAAGTAATCTTACTTAATACAGTATTAAGTTAGTACAGGAATTAGTCACTTACCCTTTAGAAAGGTAAGTTTGAAGAAGacccatttttctcatctgagaaatggggagaatagtACTTATAGTATCATTGGGTTAGAGATATACAGTCACACAGAGaataagagatcatctagtctagcctTAGCTGTACAGggatctagaactgaaaaggaccttagacatCTCAtgcaaactccctcattttatagatacagaaactgatttcccagagaggtcaaaagacttgcccaaggtcacactggtactAAGTAGCATTTGCATCCAGGGTCTGCTCTGTTtctttaaatagattttttttgactgtttctatttttacttcattTAATATGGTGACTAATTTTGTGAGCCCCCTCATAGTTCTTTTTGGCAGCAGGCAGGATACAAATGACAAATAAATAGATGGGAtgcctctctttccttttgaAGCAGAAAGCCTAGTGGTTAATAAGGCCTACTCTATACTCATGCCTTCAGGAGAGACAAAGAGCAGACACAAGGTTTCCTACTTCACTGGCCTAAGTTTCAGCATAGTGGCCTTCAAGATAATTTGGTAACTTCTCATTGATGCAGTAAACAGTCCCTGCTTCCCAGATTGGATTATTATACCTTTAGCAAGAAAGCCCTATTGTGACTTGGTTGGGGTTTTTCTTCACCTCTCATTTGTTTTGGGGCCACTTTGGTAAAGGGGACCATCATCCTTTTTAGGTCGAGGCATGGTTATTTGGTCCATCTGTCTGCACACTTAGAATTGACCTGATGTCTGGACTTTTCTGCTGACCACACAAAGGTGAAATCAGTAGTAAAGCAGTCAGTGAGGACCTAGTTCTATGCAAATGCATTGAGTCTGCAGAATTCCTAGAatgatttgaaatatttcttctaaGCTAAGCCTGAGGACTTCTGGTATTTCTATGAGAACGTCATCGAAGTCTTTTTGGAAACTAAGCAGATGGTCTCTGCTATCCCAATTCCAAGGTAGATGGGGGAGGTatataacagtttttttttttaaaaaatcatagggTAGTAACTTTAAACATCTTCCAGAACTTTCTGTGCATTAAAAGGGCaacctttatctttcttttttttttttaaatgttgcttGAGACATCAAGTTAAGTGTCAGTGATGGTGATGGCATCACTCACTGGTTTGATCTTTGTCAAGTCTGGCCACACTGGTGTTAGAGGCtatctaggcagctaggtgcttATACTCCCCAAATGAGAACCCTCTGACCATTACCCGCATTTCAG
The DNA window shown above is from Notamacropus eugenii isolate mMacEug1 chromosome 2, mMacEug1.pri_v2, whole genome shotgun sequence and carries:
- the SPATA46 gene encoding spermatogenesis-associated protein 46 isoform X2, with the protein product MPETTAPQRHRAPVNIGVCKPRHPKMFHLEGMRGHRFQTFQLTDEDSEVQNGGMTCSKTHCYLVAKRGLGPRPQLRYSFHYTMMPRMTVLRTSKFPSISGPRISSSVMNTFPDITSSRATSLPDISKTPVPGEVPNPAQVLPPQYQCSALRHGVHNTVFSADCALGDTPSTEQLRRNCTIYRPWFSPYSYFVCTDKESHLETYSFPENACPRETTKKPRPDLDSKDYITSQDILTASKWHSAQQNGYKCVACCRMYPTLHSLKSHIKGGFKEGFSCKVYYRKLKTLWGKEQKARPGDRVSTNSCQTFK
- the SPATA46 gene encoding spermatogenesis-associated protein 46 isoform X1, with the protein product MPETTAPQRHRAPVNIGVCKPRHPKMFHLEGMRGHRFQTFQLTDEDSEVQNGGMTCSKTHCYLVAKRGLGPRPQLRYSFHYTMMPRMTVLRTSKFPSISGPRISSSVMNTFPDITSSRATSLPDISKTPVPGEVPNPAQVLPPQYQCSALRHGVHNTVFSADCALGDTPSTEQLRRNCTIYRPWFSPYSYFVCTDKESHLETYSFPEVQRDEGREGRGDTGQPEDMAESICSSSSSLENACPRETTKKPRPDLDSKDYITSQDILTASKWHSAQQNGYKCVACCRMYPTLHSLKSHIKGGFKEGFSCKVYYRKLKTLWGKEQKARPGDRVSTNSCQTFK
- the SPATA46 gene encoding spermatogenesis-associated protein 46 isoform X3 codes for the protein MENFSLLSISGPRISSSVMNTFPDITSSRATSLPDISKTPVPGEVPNPAQVLPPQYQCSALRHGVHNTVFSADCALGDTPSTEQLRRNCTIYRPWFSPYSYFVCTDKESHLETYSFPEVQRDEGREGRGDTGQPEDMAESICSSSSSLENACPRETTKKPRPDLDSKDYITSQDILTASKWHSAQQNGYKCVACCRMYPTLHSLKSHIKGGFKEGFSCKVYYRKLKTLWGKEQKARPGDRVSTNSCQTFK